The sequence TTTTGCTGTTGGTTTAGCTGGAAGTAAAACTCCAGAGTGGTTCAGCTATCAAAGCCTTGGATGTTCAATAACTACTTCTCTCCCTACCTGTTCCTTCAATACCATGTTCCTGGGTTTTGCATTTTGTGCTGTTCTAGAATTTGAGTTTCCTCTTGTCATTAGCGGAAACAGTAATTTCTACATTACATGTGAAAGCCGTTTAGAAAATACTAATGATGACATCCGGGATGACCTCAGTTTTAGTGCATCATCACTTGAGACCATCCCTGAATCTGATCATGAGTTTCTTTGGTATAGATTCAATTCCAGTGATCTAAATAGTTGGCTCATACAGAACTGTTGCATTCTCAGAAAGGCCTCGTTTGAGTTCAAAGCACAATACCGGTTTCTTTCCAATCATCACCCTTCTACAGAGAAGTGGGAAGTAAAGGTAAAAAGGTGTGGAGTCCACCTGATATACAATGAAAAATGTGCAGAATCCCATTGCAGGTGATAAAAACCAATGCCAACGAGTAACAGAAACCAATAGCAACAACAAGAGAAGCAGGGATGACTACTGCTCCAATCAGACCAATATCATTGCAGGTGGTGGATCAGGTTATGCAGAAGAGGAATCGCAGGCAAAAAGATTGAATGATATCTGCTCTGTGCGTGATTACTCTTCCAATGCTCAAGATGGAACTGATTATGAAGCTACTTTTCTTCCTTCAAGCTCCTCTAGTGAGTCGCTCCCCACATTCTATCAATTTCTTTGAAATCCAGTCCTACTCATCTACAGCCAGAATTTGCATTTACAACATGGAAATGGATTCAACTAGACATTGGTGATTCAAACTCTGCCTGCATCAATCCTTTGTCGTCCATATCTGTTCTGGTGCTGAAGAAAGTAACCACAGGATCCAACTTTATTGTAAGTCGACCATTTATAGCAAGCAATTGAATTGTCCATTATGTCATTAATTATTGTTCTGCTATAATCTTTTTGTGTGTGCAAGTCTTCCTTCTTCTATAATCTTTTGTTAGAGCACCTGAGATAAAGCCTGACTATCCTGAATccaacaaataattattatgttacCATATATCATGCCCTCAGTTTGTTATACTAGCTTACAAGTTTGATTATTTCTAACAAGTTATGCTTGGCTAAAAATACACTCTTGGTCCCAAACTCCCTGGTATAACTCACACATAAAAGATCAAATTGAGTAATTAAAAGATCTTTGATTGCTCCTTTCTAAATTGGCTGCCCATTAATCAAATTGagtatttgttttattcaatgggccaaaatataaataaataaaagaagagataaATCTCCATAATTTTAGAAGAGAATTAGTCTCTTTCCATGTTACAATCtgtaatctttttcttttttaatttcgagaacaaagaaaagaaggcgAAAGGCATTCGAATAATACTGGAATTAGATAAAAACAAATACTAGGAAACCAATGTAGGTACGAGTATATGAAAATATCTAAGAAGAGAAGACAAgtatatat is a genomic window of Ricinus communis isolate WT05 ecotype wild-type chromosome 2, ASM1957865v1, whole genome shotgun sequence containing:
- the LOC125369247 gene encoding disease resistance protein LAZ5-like, which translates into the protein MACAQQRIKEIASAKTRNYFAVGLAGSKTPEWFSYQSLGCSITTSLPTCSFNTMFLGFAFCAVLEFEFPLVISGNSNFYITCESRLENTNDDIRDDLSFSASSLETIPESDHEFLWYRFNSSDLNSWLIQNCCILRKASFEFKAQYRFLSNHHPSTEKWEVKVKRCGVHLIYNEKCAESHCR